One stretch of Psilocybe cubensis strain MGC-MH-2018 chromosome 6, whole genome shotgun sequence DNA includes these proteins:
- a CDS encoding rRNA-processing protein fcf2 gives MNVNAKGKEKAIEEEEEVSEESDSDISSSSSVTSDSDSDSSEDEEPITQEYLNLLFEKARKNAEDAEKRSQAISDETGKEEEVITLDDEMQIPLPKLNPGKLPAPYIQLGETRFDGPSSIRDPEVERTEKATASMSVPAPPLPPAELSKSGKPLTKKERKQIKNKTAGPDWFDLPAPSEADLPRLYREVEALRLRNQLDPKRFYKKDEGEGKGIKGLPKYFAIGTILPSKTPFGTPSGDNLTRANRKRTLVDELVDDAEAKRYAKKKFEDLQSVRGARGKNTLHAKQAARRPKW, from the exons ATGAACGTTAACGcaaagggaaaagaaaaagctaTTG aggaggaagaggaagtttCTGAGGAATCTGACTCAGATatttcgtcttcttcgaGCGTAACCTCAGATTCAGATTCAGATTCTTCTGAAGACGAGGAACCAATCACACAAGAATATCTCAATTTACTCTTTGAAAAGGCACGTAAGAATGCAGAGGATGCCGAAAAGCGTTCACAGGCCATATCGGATGAGACggggaaagaagaagaagtcaTCACACTCGACGACGAAATGCAGAT ACCTTTGCCAAAATTAAATCCAGGAAAGCTTCCTGCCCCTTACATACAATTGGGAGAGACCAGATTCGACGGTCCATCATCCATACGAGACCCAGAAGTTGAACGCACCGAGAAAGCAACTGCCTCAATGTCGGTCCCTGCTCCCCCATTACCCCCAGCAGAACTTTCGAAATCAGGAAAGCCGCTCACGAAAAAGGAGAGAAAACAG ATAAAGAATAAAACAGCTGGTCCAGATTGGTTTGACCTTCCCGCACCATCTGAAGCAGACCTTCCACGCCTGTATCGTGAAGTTGAAGCGCTGCGTTTACGGAACCAACTCGACCCCAAACGCTTTTACAAGAaagatgaaggtgaaggcaAAGGTATCAAAGGCCTTCCAAAATATTTTGCG ATTGGCACTATATTGCCTTCTAAAACGCCATTTGGGACGCCCAGTGGCGATAATCTCACTCGTGCTAATCGTAAGAGAACTCTTGTGGACGAGTTGGTGGACGACGCAGAGGCCAAGCGTTACGCCAAAAAGAAGTTCGAAGATCTGCAATCCGTTCGTGGAGCAAGGGGCAAGAATACTCTTCATGCAAAGCAAGCTGCACGGCGACCAAAGTGGTAA
- a CDS encoding UPF0390 protein (UPF0390 protein CNBD1430) produces the protein MVQGKTKGLTAKAANSRQAAKAAANTKKGKRSIAPKKPLLVKQAAMHKELTAKINKSIEQQMVSAASSGPLTIMKNTAPQTSSGSSKTKSKTGK, from the exons ATGGTGCAAGGAAAAACGAAAGGCTTGACTGCAAAAGCTGCAAACTCGAGACAGGCTGCAAAAGCGGCTGCCAATACGAAGAAGGGGAAACGTTCTATCGCTCCCAAAAAACCATTGTTGGTGAAGCAAGCGGCGATGCATAAG GAGCTAACGGCAAAAATCAACAAATCAATTGAGCAACAGATGGTGTCGGCTGCTTCTTCTGGCCCACTGACTATCATGAAAAACACTGCTCCCCAAAC TAGTTCTGGTTCTTCAAAGACGAAAAGTAAGACCGGTAAATGA
- a CDS encoding hypothetical protein (Uncharacterized protein C3B8.09) yields MPRRRVPKGRDGGSKPKAFKKSDSKVKKWNTRDDIPMDEEDQYASLHKVHSNKDKILLEGDGDDHFDSDEDDDEVFALKGIESDSDDDVDNLEDEAEFAAHEEPVVEKKKASKTKKKKKKALEDSDKSEEEEEESWGKGRGAYYASNAYELESDDEEGNELEEQEAKRLQKKTREELKDDDFGLDDKPEVEKRNETEDILEPAPSILPSIGTDKKSLLRHLEKTSPEALALARDWDETARNLQKTRDKITKLEAEDPDTLSLGMIHLHYQALLSYSTTLAFYLHLRSSAKYSQRPALLQSHPILQRLLTLKQSLQTLEDLDFAASDSEEDEDEDEDYSGMDMDQILADGEKIWRMDDGEEDLDPDELADLIKDAEAVQISEQKVNKPPKKKRKTVEKDKDTEPKIVTPIFDLVEPQFTTSKTSSTRRQSAADAVDAYGEDLSLHSVDAADKTARKKSLRFHTNKIESASARRQGARNAASGGDDDIPYRERKKEKDARLVREAAIRANNQVGAALDDEDSEPQVGEKRSRDDDDGNDSPDDYYELVKKRTKEEKSKKKAVYEEAHGLARVPLDDTEGAGGPRSLTRAILTNRGLTPHRPKSVRNPRVKKREKYEKAKKKLASQKAVYKGGLAESGGKYDGEKSGISKVVKSVRLG; encoded by the exons ATGCCTCGTAGACGTGTTCCCAAGGGCCGTGACGGTGGATCGAAGCCGAAGGCTTTTAAAAAGTCTGACAGCAAAGTGAAAAAATGGAATACACGAGATGATATCCCaatggatgaggaggatCAAT ACGCGTCATTACACAAAGTTCATTCAAATAAGGACAAAATCCTACTTGAAGGAGATGGCGATGACCATTTCGACAgtgatgaagacgacgacgaagtcTTTGCTCTGAAGGGTATAGAAAGTGACtcagatgatgatgttgacaACCTCGAAGATGAAGCAGAATTTGCAGCACATGAGGAGCCTGTTgtggagaaaaagaaggcaagcaagacgaagaaaaagaaaaagaaagctTTGGAAGATAGCGACAAAtctgaggaagaggaggaggagagctGGGGAAAGGGTCGTGGAGCTTATTACGCGTCCAATGCATATGAGCTCGAAtcagacgacgaggaagggaACGAATtggaagaacaagaagcCAAACGTCTTCAAAAAAAGACTCGTGAAGAATTAAAAGACGACGACTTTGGACTGGACGACAAACCTGAAGTAGAAAAACGGAATGAAACAGA GGATATACTTGAACCTGCACCTTCCATCCTCCCTTCAATTGGCACGGACAAAAAATCTCTTCTGCGCCATCTGGAGAAGACAAGTCCCGAGGCATTAGCCCTTGCACGCGACTGGGACGAAACAGCAAGGAACCTTCAGAAGACACGCGACAAAATTACAAA ACTGGAAGCTGAAGATCCTGACACACTCAGCCTAGGAATGATTCATTTGCACTATC AGGCACTGCTATCGTATAGCACAACTCTGGCTTTCTATCTTCACTTACGATCTTCCGCGAAGTACTCACAACGTCCTGCACTATTACAATCACATCCAATCCTACAACGCTTACTTACCTTAAAGCAGTCTCTCCAAACTCTAGAGGACTTGGACTTCGCTGCCTCAGATTctgaggaagacgaggacgaggatgaggattaTTCCGGAATGGACATGGATCAAATTCTGGCCGATGGCGAAAAGATTTGGCGCATGGACGATGGTGAAGAAGACCTCGATCCAGACGAACTTGCCGACCTTATCAAGGATGCTGAAGCTGTTCAGATATCCGAACAGAAGGTTAACAAGCCaccgaagaaaaaaagaaagaccGTCGAAAAAGATAAAGATACAGAACCTAAAATTGTTACTCCGATCTTTGACTTGGTCGAGCCACAGTTCACGACCTCCAAAACTTCCTCGACTCGCCGACAGTCTGCCGCTGACGCTGTTGACGCATATGGCGAAGACCTTTCTCTACACTCTGTGGATGCTGCCGATAAAACCGCTAGGAAAAAATCCCTTCGTTTCCATACGAACAAGATTGAAAGTGCTAGTGCTAGACGGCAAGGAGCCAGAAATGCAGCATCTGGAGGAGACGATGATATCCCATATcgggaaaggaagaaagagaaagatgCACGTCTTGTTCGCGAGGCGGCTATCAGAGCTAATAATCAGGTCGGCGCTGCGTTAGATGATGAAGACTCAGAACCTCAAGTTGGCGAAAAACGATCTagagatgatgatgatggtaaTGATAGTCCTGACGACTACTATGAGTTAGTTAAAAAGCGCACCAAGGAGgaaaaatcaaagaaaaaggccgTGTACGAAGAGGCCCATGGTTTGGCCAG AGTACCACTCGACGATACAGAAGGAGCAGGAGGTCCTCGCTCCCTTACTCGGGCAATCCTTACCAACAGAGGTCTCACCCCTCATCGTCCAAAGAGTGTTCGCAATCCTCGCGTCAAGAAAAGGGAGAAATACGAAAAGGCCAAGAAAAAGCTCGCATCTCAAAAAGCTGTGTACAAAGGGGGCCTGGCAGAATCAGGTGGGAAATACGATGGAGAGAAATCTGGTATCAGCAAGGTCGTCAAAAGTGTTCGGTTGGGTTAA
- a CDS encoding 2-methoxy-6-polyprenyl-1,4-benzoquinol methylase, mitochondrial, producing MLRTAIRVRIGRPASSTRFNHSLGSQQQSSSPQPGGGADAKPKTVSFGFKTVPEDLKETLVKNVFDSVASKYDLMNDATSFGVHRLWKDSFVSSLRPGRKGPLKCIDVAGGTGDIALRILDYAKDNYYDRETTVDVVDINAQMLKEGYRRFKQTMYHNTPQISFHESNAQDLGAEKFKDNTYDLYTIAFGIRNCTDIPAVLREAYRVLKPGGTFACLEFSKVNNPLLSTLYDQYSFTVIPLLGTILAGDRDSYQYLVESIRKFPPQQEFAQMIRDAGFSTGKDADGGAWTDQWGGIACVHTGVKL from the exons ATGCTGAGAACCGCAATTCGAGTGAGAATAGGGCGACCTGCCTCATCAACTCGGTTCAATCACTCCTTAGGATCTCAGCAGCAGAGCAGCAGTCCACAGCCTGGTGGTGGCGCTGACGCGAAGCCTAAAACCGTGTCATTTGGTTTCAAAACGGTCCCTGAAGACCTCAAAGAAACTCTTGTTAAAAATGTATTCGACTCAGTCGCCTCGAAATACGACCTGATGAACGATGCTACGTCTTTCGGTGTTCATAGGTTGTGGAAAGACTCTTTTGTGTCGTCCCTGAGGCCTGGCCGAAAGGGACCTTTGAAATGTATAGATGTGGCTGGTGGAACGGGCGACATCGCACTTCGAATTTTGGACTACGCCAAAGACAACTATTACGACAGGGAGACCACTGTGGATGTCGTGGATATCAATGCTCAAATGTTGAAGGAAGGTTACCGGAGATTCAAGCAAACTATGTATCACAATA CACCACAGATATCTTTTCATGAATCAAATGCCCAGGATCTGGGTGCAGAAAAATTCAAAGATAACACATATGACCTATATACAATTGCTTTTGGGATTCGCAATTGCACCGATATCCCAGCTGTATTACGCGAAGCATACCGTGTCTTGAAGCCAGGAGGGACTTTTGCTTGCCTCGAGTTCAGCAAAGTGAACAACCCTCTATTGAGCAC GTTATATGATCAGTATTCATTTACTGTCATCCCTTTACTTGGCACCATTCTGGCAGGAGATCGTGACTCATATCAATACTTGGTGGAGTCTATCCGCAAGTTTCCTCCTCAACAAGAATTTGCTCAAATGATCAGAGATGCTGGGTTTTCCACTGGGAAAGACGCTGACGGAGGAGCCTGGACAGATCAGTGGGGTGGTATTGCATGCGTTCATACCGGTGTTAAGCTATAG
- a CDS encoding Cullin-1, translating to MSTPNAPFPMPPPSADLATTWAYLEEGVDHIMTKLQTGVSYSKYMSLYTVAYNYCTSSKMHGTASEAIGMGGRSGANLMGSDLYNNLIRYFVTHLKGLREETESLQDEALLRYYAAEWSRYTTGANYINRLFTYLNRHWVKRERDEGRKGVYPVYTLALVQWKNNLFIPIQQKKTKLASALLRLIEDQRNGNVIDQGLVKKVVDSFVSLGLDDTDTNKACLDIYKEHFELPFIDTTEKYYKQESESFLAANTISDYLKKAEERLREEEDRVEFYLHTQTRKPLISRCEHVLIREHSELMWESFQSLLDFDKDEDLQRMYALLSRIPEGLEPLRKKFEEHVKKAGLAAVSKLVGESESNTDALDPKAYVDALLEVHQKNSETVTRSFRGEAGFVASLDKACREFVNRNAATGQSNSKSPELLAKHADLLLRKNNKLAEEDDLEVALNRVMVLFKYIEDKDVFQTFYTTKLSKRLIHGVSASDESEASMISKLKEACGFEYTNKLQRMFTDMSLSKDLTDSFKSRMEQNHDDMDISFSIMVLGTNFWPLNPPSHEFVIPAEILPTYDRFQKYYQMKHSGRKLTWLWNYSKNELRTNYLNQKYILMTSSFQMAVLLQYNNNDTLSLGELVAATSITKELLSQVLALLVKAKILINEETDQYDLNPNFKSKKIRVNLNQPIKAETKAESTDVLKTVDEDRKYVIQATIVRIMKARKTMKNQPLIQEVISQITQRFAPKIPDIKKAIDTLLEKEYIERVEGTRDTFAYVA from the exons ATGTCAACCCCCAATGCCCCCTTCCCAATGCCCCCTCCTTCTGCAGACCTCGCAACAACATGGGCATACCTGGAGGAAGGTGTCGATCACATCATGACCAAGCTGCAAACGGGGGTCTCGTACTCTAAG TACATGTCCTTGTATACCGTAGCCTACAACTATTGCACTTCCTCAAAGATGCATGGGACAGCATCAGAAGCAATCGGGATGGGTGGACGAT CTGGAGCCAATTTGATGGGCTCCGATTTATACAATAATCTCATTCGATACTTTGTGACGCATCTGAAAGGTCTCAGAGAG GAAACCGAATCCCTGCAAGATGAAGCTCTCTTACGATATTACGCTGCAGAGTGGTCGCGATATACCACTGGAGCGAATTATATCAATCGTCTTTTTACGTATCTCAACCGACATTGGGTTAAGAGAGAACGCGATGAAGGACGAAAAGGTGTCTATCCGGTTTATACG CTCGCTCTTGTTCAATGGAAGAATAATCTCTTCATTCCAATTCAGCAgaaaaagaccaagttgGCGAGTGCCCTTCTTCGACTTATCGAAGATCAGCGAAACGGGAACGTGATTGATCAAGGTCTCGTGAAGAAAGTCGTGGACTCCTTCGTGTCATTGGGTCTTGATGATACCGACACAAACAAGGCCTGTCTCGACATTTATAAGGAGCATTTCGAGCTTCCTTTCATTGACACTACGGAGAAATACTACAAACAGGAGTCGGAATCATTCTTGGCGGCTAACACAATCTCCGATTACTTAAAGAAGGCCGAGGAGCGTCTACGTGAAGAAGAGGACCGTGTAGAATTCTATCTGCACACCCAGACAAGAAAGCCACTCATTAGCAGATGCGAACACGTACTCATCCGAGAACACTCGGAGTTGATGTGGGAAAGTTTCCAATCACTCCTCGATTTCGACAAGGATGAGGATTTGCAGCGGATGTACGCCCTTCTTTCGCGGATACCAGAGGGTTTGGAACCCTTGCGAAAGAAATTCGAGGAACATGTAAAAAAAGCTGGTTTAGCGGCAGTTTCAAAATTAGTGGGCGAATCAGAATCAAATACAGATGCACTAGACCCGAAGGCATATGTCGATGCTCTGTTGGAGGTACATCAGAAGAATTCTGAAACCGTGACGAGAAGTTTCCGTGGGGAGGCTGGGTTTGTTGCCAGTTTAGATAAAGCCTGTCGCGAGTTCGTGAACAGAAACGCTGCAACTGGACAATCAAATTCGAAATCTCCGGAATTGCTCGCCAAACATGCCGATCTTCTTCTACGCAAGAACAATAAATtggcggaggaggatgactTGGAAGTCGCCTTAAATCGTGTG ATGGTTCTTTTCAAATACATAGAAGACAAGGACGTATTCCAGACCTTCTATACCACTAAATTGTCAAAACGTCTTATTCATGGCGTGTCGGCTTCGGATGAAAGTGAGGCCAGCATGATATCCAAATTGAAAGAAGCTTGTGGTTTCGAGTACACCAACAAACTGCAGCGCATGTTCACAG ACATGAGCCTGAGCAAGGATCTCACCGACTCATTCAAGAGTAGGATGGAACAGAATCATGACGATATGGATATCAGCTTCAGTATCATGGTTCTTGGCACAAATTTCTGGCCTTTGAATCCACCTAGCCACGAATTCGTGATACCTGCTGAAATTTTGCCGACCTATGATCGATTCCAGAAATATTATCAAATGAAACACTCCGGTCGCAAACTTACATGGCTCTGGAATTACTCAAAAAACGAGCTGCGGACGAATTATCTGAACCAGAAATACATTCTAATGACCAGTTCGTTCCAGATGGCTGTTCTCCTCCAATATAACAACAACGatactctctctctcggCGAGCTTGTCGCTGCAACCTCGATTACAAAAGAATTATTGTCACAGGTTCTAGCGCTATTAGTCAAAGCTAAAATCTTGATCAACGAAGAGACAGATCAATACGATCTCAACCCCA ATTTCAAATCAAAGAAGATTCGCGTCAATTTGAATCAACCTATCAAGGCAGAGACGAAGGCAGAATCAACTGATGTCTTAAAGACGGTTGACGAAGATCGAAAATACGTCATCCAAGCCACTATTGTTCG CATCATGAAGGCGCGAAAGACGATGAAAAACCAGCCGCTAATCCAGGAAGTTATTTCTCAGATTACACAAAGATTCGCGCCCAAAATCCCAGATATCAAGAAG GCAATCGACACTCTGCTGGAGAAAGAATACATCGAACGAGTTGAAGGCACAAGAGACACTTTTGCCTATGTCGCGTaa
- a CDS encoding Mitochondrial import receptor subunit TOM22 — MVKVQIVEEKESNSPYASSSSSRSSSSVSLSSVESDVSVDESFFDRVAALKDIVPPTTRHSIATRISKTASFVKKSSKVIGNIVWVITTSALLVGLPLALVVEDEAKAVAQEKEMLEQQQGAQQMMAPSLYPSQPGAESGQPKGLVPPGF, encoded by the exons ATGgtcaaagttcaaattgTCGAGGAGAAGGAGTCCAACTCCCCCTAtgcttcctcctcgtcgtccagGTCGTCCAGCTCCGTCTCGCTCTCCTCTGTAGAGTCCGACGTCTCTGTTGACGAGTCCTTTTTCGACCGTGTCGCTGCCCTCAAAGACATCGTTCCTCCGACGACGCGGCACAGTATCGCCACCCGTATTTCAAAGACCGCCTCTTTCGTCAAGAAGAGCTCAAAAGTGATTGGCAACATTGTCTGGGTCATCACAACTTCCGCCCTCCTCGTCGGGCTCCCCCTTGCCCTTGTCGTCGAAGACGAAGCCAAGGCCGTAGCgcaggagaaggagatgCTCGAGCAGCAGCAAGGCGCCCAACAG ATGATGGCCCCTTCTCTCTACCCCTCACAGCCAGGAGCGGAGTCCGGACAGCCAAAAGGGCTCGTGCCGCCAGGATTCTAA
- a CDS encoding NADH-ubiquinone oxidoreductase 40 kDa subunit, mitochondrial, with protein sequence MLRLQRTVVIGKRAYHDLVTLPGNKPIVSSGPPGYSGVSGHRVTVFGCTGFLGRYVVSKLGKTGSQVIVPYREEDEARFLKPMGDLGQIVRMEWDIRDEKSIAECLRHSDTVYNLVGREYETKNFDFRSVNAVGPERIAKLAAECGVSQFIHVSHLDASKDSKSKFYQAKAEGEELVKAAFPSATIVRPGPMFGYEDKLLTNMAVWPIWWKLNHGQTKIRPVHVFDVAQALVNLLTHPQYSKTLNLPGPSTLSYEYLLDLVTSVTLQPPSRAPVVPKALANLLAKLGQNVWWPTLSPDEVTRRYIDDADTPGDWEAVGVEPSEIEAHAITYLRRYRSA encoded by the exons ATGCTGCGTCTCCAGCGCACGGTTGTGATAGGAAAG CGCGCGTACCATGATCTTGTAACTTTGCCAGGTAACAAACCCATCGTATCTTCTGGACCTCCTGGCTACAGCGGAGTCTCTGGCCATCGTGTCACCGTTTTTGGGTGCACTGGATTTCTGGGAAGATACGTTGTATCGAAACTCG GCAAAACGGGCTCTCAGGTCATTGTACCGTACcgcgaggaggatgaagcgCGATTCTTGAAGCCTATGGGGGATCTTGGACAGATTGTTAGAATG GAATGGGATATCCGAGATGAGAAGTCCATTGCAGAGTGTCTGCGGCACTCTGATACCGTATACAATCTTGTTGGCCGGGAATATGAGACCAA AAATTTCGATTTTCGCTCTGTGAATGCTGTAGGTCCGGAGAGGATCGCAAAGCTGGCTGCGGAATGTGGTGTATCACAATTTATCCATGTGTCCCACCTGGACGCCTCCAAAGACTCGAAGTCCAAATTCTATCAAGCCAAAGCTGAGGGTGAAGAACTAGTTAAGGCTGCTTTCCCCTCGGCCACCATAGTGCGCCCGGGTCCGATGTTTGGTTATGAAGACAAACTTTTGACCAACATGGCGG TCTGGCCCATCTGGTGGAAGTTGAACCACGGTCAAACTAAAATAAGACCTGTTCAT GTATTCGATGTTGCTCAAGCATTGGTCAATCTGTTGACCCACCCTCAATATTCGAAAACACTGAACCTCCCCGGCCCGTCCACCTTGTCGTACGAATATCTTTTGGACCTCGTTACTTCCGTGACACTGCAACCTCCTTCTCGTGCACCTGTGGTCCCCAAAGCACTCGCCAACTTGCTCGCCAAACTCGGGCAAAATGTGTGGTGGCCCACTCTTAGCCCTGACGAGGTAACAAGAAGATATATTGACGATGCGGATACTCCCGGAGACTGGGAGGCGGTTGGTGTCGAGCCGTCAGAAATAGAGGCTCATGCGATCACATATCTGCGCCGTTATCGTTCAGCGTGA